The stretch of DNA AAACCAGAAACCCtgaccaaaaaaatatttaatgattGATTTCTAATCATAGTCTTATCTAATCAAGATCTCATCAATGTTCCAAATTGAATAACAAGTTTCTTCATGTTTACAGAAGTACCTAGACGAAATATCATCCTCAACCATATCTTCTGAGCTTTGCACAGGAACTGAGACATCAGGCTCCTCTTCACCAGGTAATTCTATTGAACAACAAACACATAGTTAAACTTGACTCGATCGCAAGTCTCACACCTAAAAATCCACCatcaaaatcataaaaataataatataatgatgatgatgataaaaaaaaaaaccaaaacaaTGATATTTTGGTATCCAGGTACCGACTGGGGGAATGTTGTCAAATACCTAGAGGCTGATTCAGGTATAAATTTACAGAGCTGCACAACTGTGTGTCATTCTCAGCTTTCGGCTCCTACAACCAATGAAACATTAAATTGTACTAGATAATTTGAACATGTCCTAACTCCTACAACACAAAAAAACCACCTCACAACTGACCTGCATCCAAAAGAAAGACTTCCTGTCATCAGTATGAAACTTCAGGATAAAAACCCTCCCTGAAGATTGATTGACCTGACCAATAGAAACAGAGCAAAAGATGGATGCAAGTCACAAAAAAAGGATAATTCTCATAGACAAATCTGCAAAAGTCTATGAAATACCAAATAGCCGTACCTTTTCAAAAACAGCTTCCTCGGGAAAGACGATTTGGTCCTATGTTTATCTTTTGTTAAAGAATAACTATGGACGAAAAGCCACAGCAGTTGATAGAGTAGATGAAGATGAGcaaatattaaagaaaaaacATCAAATACAGTTGCTTATTGTCCCAATGAACACATGATATAGGATACATCTTCAACAATATTTAGAGATCTATCGATCCATTGAAAATGCAAAAGACCTTCTCCGCCCTGCGCAAGGCACATTAAAATTTCGCATTGAGAAGAAATGAATTCAATTATTCCATCATCAACGAAATTAACTCCAATATAAATGAAACTGGCTATTGATTTTCGGGGAAGCATTTAAAAAAGAGAATATACGAAGATGAGAAGAAATCAACACAGATAATTTGACAATACTTCGTTCAGACGTCCGTACCCTTCCAATGCGAATAAGTCCTTTCCGGGTATCAGGAATCACGCGATTTCCATCCATAAGCATTTTCCCAGCGCGGAATTCCAGCAAAACCTCCTGGAAAATGGAATAGAAGAATCTATCATTTTAAAGCATgccttgcaaaaaaaaaaaaagaaggaaaagtACACACCAAGCGagatcaacaaaattttcaacatgGTTTTCACTTATAGAACACCTTGGTTTGAAGATGTAATCCTCAAATTCCTATAAAGATTGCCACAATCTTGTCTTGTTGGTGATTTGCTAATTTACTTTAGGTACACTCACTTACTCATTAGTTGAAGCAATCTACATGTCTACATCCGACCATGAGTTTAAAAATCACTTTCTGTTACATGAACTAAACAGCTATGAACCAGCACGTGTTAACAGATTTCCAATAAACCTGGTACATATTTAAAAGTAATTCGAGAATAAATGCAGATTGGATAACATGGGAATACTGGTTGATTCTAAAATAAATGAATATTGTCCTGTCTAGATATTTGGGCCCAATATAGCTCGTCCCAATCAGTATTTGAACATTTCCATCTCATAAATCTATAtatctttaaaatattaaattaaataaatcaacagAGTTCACATAGTTTAAGCATACCTGAACATGAGGAAAGACTTCGTTTAAGGAAGAATACATCCTTGTATCCCAATAACTGTTCCACCACAAGATGAACAATTTTCAATCAAGTAGGAGTCACTGTTACAAATTTGAATGTAAAGGGATTCAAACCCTCATGAAGCCTCCCCGTTTCCATTTACAATCCATCCCCAAACAACAAAATTTTAATGCCGCTAAAACACGCGATTAAAAACCGAAAGGTTccaattttaaaaaacaaaaaaacaaaaaacaaaaccaAAACACTACGTTCCAAACACAAGTGGATTTTTCTCAAGAAGACAAAAAGGATTTAATCATTCAgaaggaagaaaaaaaaaactcttttTCACTCAATATCCTACACAACCATGAGATTAATAAACCCTGGGGCATTCTGATGAGTGCAATACAATGATTTCACTAAATGCTACTGGATTAGATAATATCCAAGAAAACAAAACTGaatgatcaaatacaagatcCCGTGAAATAAAGTATGTCGTACGTATATACGTACTTGTAATTGTGTGTAGAAACCAAAATTTCTTCAGTTTGGTCGCTTCAGCTCCGTCGGAGAGAGGAGAGAAGGAGCCACAATTGGGATTTCGAGCTGTCAACGTCGTAGACTGGAATGGGTTTACATATAAATACAGAAATTTGGGCTTTCATAAAAGCCCAATTGGTGTtcatttctctcttttttgtcCTTTATTTCTTAGGTCCAAACTCCTATTTGTAGGCCCAATTGATTACTAACAAGTCGTATGTGATAGATTTGAGGGAATCGAACTGGTTAAGCGATCAACTGTTATTACATCAACTTGAACACCATTTTGGATGACTTGTCATTATTGTCATTGTTCTTAAGTCTCCAATGTCGCAGAAACGATAACAACTGGAAGAGAATGCACAAGACAAGCAGGAAACTTTTTTGCCAGAATCTGCTTCCAAGAGGCGTTGCTTGGCAAGGACATGTGTGCATGAGGTGGCAGTTCCAAGTGAATATAGCACGAACAAAGATGAATCAATCCATGGTACCCTTGCCAATCCCATCTTTACTGGAGAAAGGGCAAAATCCTACCAAATTTAAGCTCGATCCATTTCAGGAAGTTTCAGTCGCCTGTTTGGAAAGGAATGAGTCGGTTTTTGTTTCATCCCACACTTCAGCAAGCAAAACTGCTGTGGCTGAGTATGCCATTGCCATGACCTTTAGGGATAAACGGAGGGTCATATATACTTCACCATTAAAAGCTTTGAGCAATCAGAAGTACAGAGAGTTGAGGCAGGAGTTTTCAGATGTTGGCTTGATGACAGGTGACATCGCGATCTCTATTCCAGTTGGTTTCAGGCAACTCCGCAAGGAACTTGACTACAGAACTGCATGCTGAGATAGTGGTGTCGTATCCTCCGATCAAAAGCCCAATCTTGTCAGCGACATCTGATTCATGCATGAATCTCCCATTTTAGTCACATATCAGTAACATGTGTAACACATCATCTTGTGTAGGCAATGAATGCAGTTCCTTAAGCCAGCTCGATTTTTCGTCGTTTCACGTTCATGCAAGAAAAATGAAGCTGGCTCGCCTAGGAAACCAAACGGGTGAGTGTTTGTTTAGTCATACGATCTAAGGCCACCTTTTCAAGGTGCCCCGTCCAGCCAGTTAAGTGGAAGTCGAGTGTTTCTCCGACCACCTGTTTTTCCCGGAGGGCAAGGTGCCGGAGCTTGATGCTCTCGTCAAAAAAATATTGGAAAATGGCCAGGAATGCAAAGAAAATGAAGAGTGAAAAGAGGGatgaataaaataattccaTGCTTGAATTTGCTAATTAATGAAGGGTTTCTTGGATTTAAAAGAATTGTGTTGTTTAACATTGATGATGAGTTTTTATGTATATAGACAGAGCttcaatataatttatttataattgagTATTCTATACCGTAAATTTTTATATACATCTAATAGCACAAGTTAAATGGAATTTACtatacatacacacatacacatcATAGAATAACAATGTAAATTGTTGTCGTAACTGTTGCTGGTTTTAGGTGGGGTTAATGTTATTAGGCTTTCCTATACAATTGATCTGGGAAACTTGAATTTGACTGTGAGAATTTTTACAAATTGACCATTGGAGTAAAATTTAGAAGCCAATCAGTGGTTGCTAAAACACGCGAGTGCGATGTTGGGATATCAAGGAAATAAACAAGGTAACATCACAGCAGAAAATCATAAGTGATATCAACAATGAATAAGATGAACACCAATATTTATAGTGGTTCACCCCAAGATTAGGCTACGTCAACTCTAAACATCTCAAGGAGATCACTTCTTTATTAATAACAAAGAAGACAAGAGAATACAAAATATTTCACTCAGAACACTCTGATTTTGACACTCACTTTCTCTCCACTAATCCTATTCCTTCCAAGGATAAACACTCCTTAAGAAATCTCACACTAAATCATTTGTCTCACTTCTAAACTTATGATTGTAGATGAGATGATTTTGTGTTTTGATGTGATTTTGAAATGAAGAATTGATGGGTATTTATATGTCAAGTTTagggaaaaaaacaaaaaattaaaaccTCATTGCTTACATAATCAAATCAACCATTTTTGACTAACTCAAACCATGTGTTAATTGTGTTGTTGAATTCCAAAATGGTGTTCTTTGAATTCAAATTTAGGTGGATTTGAATTCAAAGATTGCTTGATTGATTACTTAGCATGCGACTCAACTCAAATCTAACTAGATTGTAAAATgattcattcaaaatattatttaattgtgATCATGGACAATACCTACAAATCGTCTTCACCGTTGTAGGCTCATCCCTTGGTTTGAGATGAATCTTACCTCAAAAAAGGTGTGATCCATCATATCTAACTCTTATGCATATAAATTTGATTGTTGTTTCTGTTATTTGAAATAGAAATTCGATGTCAAAGTATGCACCTGAATTATTGGCTTTGCTACCCAATTGAGATGTCATGTTATTCATCAGCCGCGGCTGCCTTTTTATTTAGGACATGTCATATGTATCACTGCACCACAAATGGAGAGCCGGAAGGacgagttttttttattattacatTTACAGATGAATTGTGTGTATTATTGGCTGATGGAATGTCCATTGTATTGTATTCACTCTTTTTGTtgacaaatttaaatatttgcaGATACATTATATCAATAATACCAGATGAAAAAAGTACCGCGCCAAGACTAGAAATTTGTTGCATGACTGGCCAACCAATCTTACTACCTATTATGTTAgctaacaaaaaataatatatttgtccCATCAACATTCAGTATGATAGTATGTTGTTGGGACCTGAGGAATCCTCGTACAATGTAACTTGTAATTTCTTCTTCAGAGCCTTGATCGGAAATTATGTGGCCGAATTCTTGGCGGTGTAGACTATGCTGCAAATGATGGGTAACACAGGTCCAAGATCCTGAATCAAATTTCATATTAGATTTATAGCTCAGGTCCAAAAGTTCTTGAATTGGGTTGAGTCGTGATGGAAGCCATTTGTTTGTgcttctttcttctttttcttgtttttttcctCCTATTTTTTTCCTCATACTGTATTCACTCTTTTTATTGATGGAAGGCATTCCTGTTTTTTGTTTGTCGGAACACAGAAAAAAGAACTCTCCAAAGACATCATAACAAAACTATATATACCAAGCATACAGATTTCAAGCTCGTCTCTACAGTACAGGTTTTTACAGGTGAGATACAGAGGCAAAACAGCCCCAAAACAAAAAGaacaaaaattatcctaatgaGCAATATTTCTAAAAGTTGTATGCTCGCTCTAGACTTCTAGACTTGTTCTAAAACCACATAACAGATTCAAGCCGAAATCAAGGATTTTCTGCCAGCCATGTGATCATTTCAGCACCTGTCGACCGTGTAGTGGCTGCTCTATTTGTTGTATTgatcttttttaaaataaggaaaTGGCAGATTTTGGGTGATGAAATTTTGACTATCTGCCATTGATAAGCTTCCATAGTGGAACAAGAAATAATTACAGAGTATTACCAATATCCAGCTAGTTTACACGTTATCGGAGCTGCTACAAGCTTGATTGAGGACATTGTTCCCAAAATCTCCATCCAAACTCATTTGCTGGACTTCTTGAGGTGAAAGAATCTTGATGCAACGCACGCAGTTCACGAATTCTCTGAACGGAAACTGGTATTTAGAGGTACAAAAAATGCATATTGATAACGCAAAAGACGAGAAGTGATAAAAACTTACTCCCATGGGTCGTCTCCTACTAGTAAGACGTCGTTCTCATGATCCATATAGACAAGTTTCCAGCCTATTCTCTGTCGGTCCTCGAGTTGTCCCTCTATACCAAATCGACGAGCCAGATCTTGTTTAAGATCATCATAACCCGAGTAACGCATAATATCAATTGATCTTCCAACAGCTCCGCGTTTGTAAACCTTTCAAGAAATAATTTTCCAACTTACTTGTGAACCAGACAAAAACTTAGTACAAACTTGTACTTgagaattgttttttttttttttggtggtaATATAGATGGGCTACATCAATAGTAAAACACCAACCTTTGTATACGTCCTCATCCTTGGTATCTGCGGTGGGGCCCAGGCGCCTCTATTCATGAAACTACCTTCATTTATTGTTGAATCTATTGAATTGAATGCGATATCAGGAACTCCAAATGACTGGGAAACCATTGATGATGAAAGTTCCGGTTGAGATTCTTTAGGATTCTCATAGACAGAAAGCATGCCTCCGCCAGATGACAAATTAGTCGAGAAATCTTTTCCAGATCCCACCATGTCCTTCGTTATCAATGTATCAGACATCATAGGCATCTCTAGCTGACTATCAATGTTACTACCAAACGGAACATTGTTCCTTGGATCATCCTGAACTTCCCCATCATGGCTTGCATCTCTAAACAACATAGACTGAGTATTGAAACACATGGCATTGCTGTTTTGATGTAGCTGGACATCATTCTGAGAAAGAACAGACGTTGCTGATGATGAACTATCCAAATAATCCACCTGCGTACCAGCAGCATTGATATATGCCTGTGACGCAAATAATCCATGACTTTGACTTTTAGGAACATTCAACGACGGCTTAACATCAGATTTTGGATGTAAATCTTTAAGTAAGTTTCCATTAGATGACACAGTATCAAGACCACTTATATTAAACAGTGTGGCAGAAGACTGTGCAATCTCATCCCCCATCATCGAACGGTGGTTTCTGCCATTCATGATGGAGTGAGCAGCATTCTGACAGTTGTTTGTGGATGGTGAAGTAGAACAAGATGGAATTTCCTCAGTAACTGCAGATTGGCCAGCACCAGCGGCAACAGTCAACATATTGCTGCTACCGGACGAAAGCTGATTGTTCATTGGGTTTAAAGAAATCCCGACATGCCCGGAAACCTCTGATAGTATTCCTGACTGTTGTTGCGACAAAAGCTTTGGTTGCTGAGGTGGTTGGACGCCAAACCTAAGATTGGATTGGCTATTACTTCCCACCATCTGTTGAGTAACATGTGACTGAGGTACGTTGGGTGTAGCTTGAGACACCTCTAACATTTGGCCTGTCGGCATCGACCTAGGTATGTCGAATAGCTGTTTATGCTTATCTTGCAACTGTGCAATTTGAGAAGGCAGTTGCATCACAGATTGCTGTGCTAACAGTGATTGTTGTTGCTGATGAAGCCTCTGTAGAAGTTGAAGCTGTATTTGATTCTCTGATGTATTCAATGGTTGGCTCACATGATCCATAGGCTGAGTGGCCACCAAATTTGGCTGCTGTGTGTGACTCATAAtcagctgctgctgctgcatctgagTTGGGTTTTGAGAAAGATTTATTTGAAGCTGGTGATTAAGAAGAGATTGCTGCTGCTGCAGCACATGTGGCACTTGGACAGGACTCTGTGACTGCAAAATTTGAGGCTGAACTTGGTTTGTAGGTAAAGCTTGACTGATCATGTTTTGTCTCTGGGACTGTGAAACGTCTGCCAACTGTGACTGGGGCTGAATAATCGAACCTAAAGGGTTCAATGCGGAGGACGGGATTGGCAGCTTGTGAAGCTGGTCTAGCTGTTGTACGGATTGGGTTGGTCTCGAGGTACTAAACTGTATGTTATTTGGCTGAGAAATTTGATTCGTGGGAACACCTGTTAGGCATGATATATCCGTACCAGCAAGGTTTTGTACGACAGAACTGGATAGTGAATTCATATAATTTGGTTGAATGGAATTAGATAGTGAAGAATTCTGCTGCATGTTCATCCACTGAACTAAGCTCAGACCTGGGAGAGCTTGGGGATCTTTCATACCAAAGTCATCACTAAGCCATGGCATCGTCCGTCTGAATATGTCATCTAGATCTGAAGAATCGTCATCTGCACAGAGAAAAAATTCTTATATCACAGAGAAGTTGAAATTTTATTCGATTTGACATGAAAGAAGCAAAATCCGACAAGTCAGGAACTTGAAGTGAAAAGTAACAGAAGGAAAACTGCAAACATATATAATCACAGCAAATTAACTCAGTGGTAGAGTAGTTGGTTTCTCAAGCCTTGTCCCCAGGTTGAAATAACATCAGATTCTTAAATGTAAGCAAATGCATTAAAGAGTTAAGAACCAATATAATTTCCAGTCTCATTTTACCTGGCATTCCTGGTTGCCTTGGGCGCTTTGAACGGAAGAACGGTGGGGTAGGGCATATAAAAAATGGAGCAGTTACAGGTTCAATCTCCCAAATAGACACACGATTGCGCCTTTCCCCTGCAGTTGACTCATCCCAGCCAACCTGCTCATGGAAAGTAAACTGATAATCCAATGTGCATCCACATAAAACATGGGAAAATTTTAAAGATAGAATCAAACTACTTAATTTGTAAAGGAATATTGCTGTAGGAGTTAACCTGTAAGTTACGCCATTGAGAGTTTTTCCACCTGACTGGATCCAGGTCACTAATACCCGTGATTGTACCCATATATCTGCAAAATATTAGAAGTTTTGAGAATCAATTTCACTGGCGCCAAATCACGGAGATGGCATTTCTTAAATAATCAGATGTCATGCAAATGTAACCAAGAAAATTTGTTGCCGCTACCTTCTTGTTCCTGATTCTTCAGTTTCAAATATCATGCGGAAGCGCATGCCAAGAGATATTTGGTTGCTGCAAACTGATTTGTAATACTTGGCTAAAGGGATGACAAATTCTGACGGGCTAGCTCTGCCAAAGTTTGGAGATAAAGTAAGCAAcatcagctacagcttcatatTTTCACAAAGCAGGGCCAGTTTCAAGATACAACATAGCAATAATAAGGATCCATTGATGACCTTGGATTGTAAAAAACTGTGAACGGACTGTTGTTTGCAGCAGCATGGGCAGCTGCTGCTAGAATTCCGATATGCATACTATCACTTGACAACACAGATGATGATAAGTTTGTCGGTTGCCTGTTAGCTCGTCTGGTGCCCAGAAGCAGCTGCTGCTTTTCGTCCCTGTTCGTAACCATGCTTATCACTCCACAAGATAGTTGATTTGACAATttaatgttttagaatttaccaAAGGTAAAGAAAAAATGGTGATGAAACTTGCAACGTTACCTAATAAATAAAACGGAGTCACCAGCAAATAGCCTCTTCCCACTAACGAAAAGGCTCCATCCGGTCGTAAGCAAATGTCGCTTTGGTTGTCCTATATTGCAACGTCAAATAGAAACAATCACCAATCTCTTCTTTCCATCTCTCCCAAGAAGCAACTATACAATTTTTACTCGAGCCTCCGAAATGTATATTcctaaaatcaatctcaatacttgactttaaaaaatgaaatgaaaggcGAGTACAGAAATATCCATCTTGAGATATTGCTCCAAAAATCACCCCATAGACACGATCCCACTACAgaaattttagctttattacaACTTAATAAAGAGTCGATGATATGGTGCTTACAAActgaaaaacattttacataCATGCAGAGCGTGTGTAAGATtactaatttattttaaacaaaCAAATACACAAAGACAAACACAAAGAGGGGCCTAAAGCCACATGATAGTTTCCAAATAAGGGCAGATCTAGGAATTCTAGGGAGAGATGGCCTCAATAGAACTAGGGGTCAAATTTTGAATGCATTAAAAATtagacaaataatttttattattttcctaTTTCTGTTTAGGAGCCTCTGGCACCATGCCCCCTCACTTGATCCACCCCTTTTCCAAGTGAACTTACCCCGGTAAATATGGCGAAATGTCCAAACATTATCATGCAAGTCCCGAGCCACAAGTTCTTGTGCTGGTGGTTGCATTGTGAAGTCCTAAAACAAGAAAAGTACCTTACCAAGTGAGGAATAATTCAAGAATCAATCTCAAAAATACCAAGGATTTATTATACTTACAAGACGAGGAAAAATCTTTTCTGCAGCACGACGAGGAACAGAAAAACCTCCGTGAGTGCTTGTATCACTTGCCGTCAacgttttacaaaaaaaatccgTTAGGGGTTTATTTGCTTTCGTCGACAGATCTGATCTCA from Primulina tabacum isolate GXHZ01 chromosome 3, ASM2559414v2, whole genome shotgun sequence encodes:
- the LOC142540107 gene encoding auxin response factor 5-like, with the protein product MKMPAAAGSQSVNANSSNDGEKKSINPELWQACAGPLVNLPAAGTHVVYFPQGHSEQVAASMKKDMDAQIPNYPHLPSKLLCLLHSVTLHADPETDEVYAQMTLQPVSSFDREGLLRSDLSTKANKPLTDFFCKTLTASDTSTHGGFSVPRRAAEKIFPRLDFTMQPPAQELVARDLHDNVWTFRHIYRGQPKRHLLTTGWSLFVSGKRLFAGDSVLFIRDEKQQLLLGTRRANRQPTNLSSSVLSSDSMHIGILAAAAHAAANNSPFTVFYNPRASPSEFVIPLAKYYKSVCSNQISLGMRFRMIFETEESGTRRYMGTITGISDLDPVRWKNSQWRNLQVGWDESTAGERRNRVSIWEIEPVTAPFFICPTPPFFRSKRPRQPGMPDDDSSDLDDIFRRTMPWLSDDFGMKDPQALPGLSLVQWMNMQQNSSLSNSIQPNYMNSLSSSVVQNLAGTDISCLTGVPTNQISQPNNIQFSTSRPTQSVQQLDQLHKLPIPSSALNPLGSIIQPQSQLADVSQSQRQNMISQALPTNQVQPQILQSQSPVQVPHVLQQQQSLLNHQLQINLSQNPTQMQQQQLIMSHTQQPNLVATQPMDHVSQPLNTSENQIQLQLLQRLHQQQQSLLAQQSVMQLPSQIAQLQDKHKQLFDIPRSMPTGQMLEVSQATPNVPQSHVTQQMVGSNSQSNLRFGVQPPQQPKLLSQQQSGILSEVSGHVGISLNPMNNQLSSGSSNMLTVAAGAGQSAVTEEIPSCSTSPSTNNCQNAAHSIMNGRNHRSMMGDEIAQSSATLFNISGLDTVSSNGNLLKDLHPKSDVKPSLNVPKSQSHGLFASQAYINAAGTQVDYLDSSSSATSVLSQNDVQLHQNSNAMCFNTQSMLFRDASHDGEVQDDPRNNVPFGSNIDSQLEMPMMSDTLITKDMVGSGKDFSTNLSSGGGMLSVYENPKESQPELSSSMVSQSFGVPDIAFNSIDSTINEGSFMNRGAWAPPQIPRMRTYTKVYKRGAVGRSIDIMRYSGYDDLKQDLARRFGIEGQLEDRQRIGWKLVYMDHENDVLLVGDDPWEEFVNCVRCIKILSPQEVQQMSLDGDFGNNVLNQACSSSDNV